The following proteins are encoded in a genomic region of Candidatus Binatus sp.:
- the cpaB gene encoding Flp pilus assembly protein CpaB: MKRQKIFVLVAGVAAMLASIMVYSALKRREAEVQKATARNVQVLVAAFNLPLGSKIGPDAVKMTRWSAESVPDGAYTDPKQVLGSYVKNSMVANEPIVGSKLFTGDKTAGVMPLLIPFGMRAVSVPVDEVSDIAGFVLPHTHVDILVAINGGGVEKPFSKVVLQNIEVLAVAQEVEMKKDEPTIVKVVTLLVSPPEAERLSLASREGTLRLAMRNYNDNKIVLTSGTDIQQMLRAYSSAPEIPVMPTQPAAHHALLATPRRAPVEVEILRNGKSSESVSFVNEAAADNTTSKPSRHARRDTAEMNRVAADASKPAPAAVAMNPAPASAPAAIANSATPVAASAAPAVVASAPPPMVDPEQRTAAPLSGEITPLSTAVGAGDSQVPTPKTIDIP, encoded by the coding sequence ATGAAACGGCAAAAGATCTTTGTCTTAGTCGCGGGAGTCGCGGCCATGCTGGCATCGATCATGGTCTATTCCGCCCTGAAAAGGCGCGAGGCGGAAGTGCAGAAGGCCACGGCTCGCAACGTCCAGGTGCTGGTCGCCGCCTTCAACCTCCCATTAGGCAGCAAAATCGGACCCGACGCCGTCAAAATGACGCGATGGTCGGCCGAAAGCGTGCCTGACGGCGCCTATACCGATCCCAAGCAGGTGCTGGGCAGCTACGTCAAGAACTCGATGGTTGCCAATGAGCCCATCGTAGGTTCCAAGTTGTTCACTGGCGACAAGACTGCGGGCGTGATGCCACTACTTATACCTTTTGGCATGCGCGCGGTGTCGGTCCCGGTCGATGAAGTCAGCGACATCGCCGGCTTCGTCCTGCCTCACACACATGTCGATATCCTGGTTGCTATCAACGGAGGAGGCGTCGAAAAGCCCTTTTCCAAGGTGGTGTTACAGAACATCGAGGTGCTTGCGGTCGCGCAGGAAGTAGAAATGAAGAAGGACGAACCCACCATCGTTAAGGTGGTCACCTTGCTGGTCTCTCCGCCGGAAGCCGAGCGGCTTTCGCTCGCAAGCCGCGAAGGGACGCTGCGTCTCGCGATGCGCAACTACAACGACAACAAGATAGTTCTTACCAGCGGGACCGACATCCAGCAAATGCTGCGCGCCTATAGCAGCGCGCCGGAAATACCGGTTATGCCGACGCAGCCCGCCGCGCATCACGCCTTGCTGGCTACGCCGCGCCGCGCTCCGGTCGAAGTCGAAATTCTTCGCAACGGCAAGTCGTCCGAATCGGTTTCGTTCGTAAACGAGGCGGCGGCCGACAACACGACCTCGAAACCGTCGCGCCACGCGCGTCGCGATACTGCCGAGATGAATCGAGTCGCGGCTGACGCTTCGAAGCCGGCGCCGGCGGCAGTCGCAATGAATCCTGCGCCCGCATCCGCGCCTGCTGCTATCGCGAACAGTGCGACGCCTGTTGCTGCTTCTGCTGCGCCGGCAGTGGTCGCAAGTGCTCCGCCGCCGATGGTCGATCCCGAACAGCGAACCGCGGCGCCGCTAAGTGGCGAAATCACTCCTTTGAGCACCGCCGTCGGTGCAGGCGACTCTCAGGTTCCGACGCCTAAGACGATCGATATCCCGTAA
- a CDS encoding type II and III secretion system protein family protein: MKSKRGCGSLPWLVAAATLLTLRPGLLRAAESELVTKSVTMTAGESYVIDKVSPDATPGIKVVKNPHALVIHSEMPGKIMLVGAEAGEWNLSVTMADGQPVTYHITVNKIAAMNDIDHPAMSPPAISGSGRKVGSAAPVVAKLDPGAGPVDTSAATASASDASSPGSPSPAKDGSEIVSISSHAAPLGPSTSVASAPMAPVVVKPISDDSSSSLPSVPAPSVASQTAQAAVAHEKFRTDPSIALSGGDYSSDAVSGGTHYLPDDVVSMQTGSSIIIDFPKRLRRVSMADTTIADIQVINPFQVNIIGHKPGFTTLAVWNQQGHYDERSVRIDPNGKQQVMLNTMVAELNRTNIENQGTNLSGALTKYGVSMVGLPGSVATPYSASTNITSTGPFGNTTGAVLPFGGSVIPMLLSQGLTYGLAAGNSNFQIQSFFQYLEQHDMAKILAQPHLLANSGEEAKFLSGGEIPIVITQALNTSIVFKQFGTSVEFVPTVVGRDDVELLVKPEVSQPDYSHGVQLFGFTVPAFITRRAETMVRMRDNQTLIIAGLILHDKRSIIKKVPYMGDIPYLGGLFRNTSYYNTETDLVMAVTPQIVRPLPAGASVYNPTAVPEMTEQQIKTRDLSQPDAARPRF, from the coding sequence ATGAAATCAAAACGAGGATGTGGCTCGCTGCCGTGGCTAGTCGCCGCCGCGACTCTGCTGACCTTGCGGCCCGGTCTGTTGCGCGCTGCTGAGAGTGAACTTGTCACGAAATCCGTCACCATGACGGCCGGAGAAAGCTACGTAATCGATAAGGTTAGTCCTGACGCTACCCCTGGAATCAAGGTGGTCAAGAATCCGCACGCACTGGTCATCCATAGCGAGATGCCCGGCAAGATAATGCTGGTAGGTGCGGAAGCAGGCGAGTGGAACCTTTCTGTTACGATGGCTGATGGGCAACCGGTGACCTATCACATCACGGTGAACAAGATCGCCGCGATGAATGATATCGATCACCCGGCGATGAGTCCGCCTGCGATCTCGGGCAGCGGCAGGAAGGTCGGTAGCGCCGCCCCAGTGGTAGCCAAGCTCGATCCCGGCGCCGGTCCGGTCGATACTTCCGCTGCTACTGCTTCGGCTTCGGATGCTAGCAGCCCGGGATCCCCTTCACCGGCCAAGGACGGCTCCGAGATAGTATCGATTTCATCTCATGCGGCGCCGCTAGGCCCCTCGACGTCGGTGGCGTCGGCTCCGATGGCCCCGGTCGTAGTGAAGCCTATCAGCGACGATAGCTCCTCCTCGTTGCCGTCGGTGCCCGCGCCGTCCGTGGCGAGCCAGACTGCCCAGGCCGCCGTCGCTCACGAGAAATTCAGAACCGATCCTTCGATCGCGCTAAGCGGCGGCGACTACTCGAGCGACGCGGTATCAGGCGGGACGCACTATCTGCCTGACGACGTAGTTTCGATGCAGACCGGCAGCTCGATAATAATCGACTTTCCCAAGCGCCTGCGCCGCGTCTCGATGGCCGATACCACGATCGCCGACATCCAGGTGATTAACCCCTTCCAGGTCAACATCATAGGCCATAAGCCTGGCTTTACCACTCTCGCCGTGTGGAATCAGCAAGGCCACTACGACGAGCGCTCGGTGCGAATCGACCCCAACGGCAAGCAGCAGGTGATGCTCAACACGATGGTGGCTGAGCTGAACCGCACGAATATCGAAAACCAGGGCACCAACCTGTCGGGCGCGCTGACCAAGTATGGCGTGTCGATGGTAGGTCTGCCTGGCTCGGTCGCGACCCCTTACTCAGCCTCGACTAACATCACGAGCACGGGACCTTTCGGTAACACCACCGGTGCCGTACTGCCTTTCGGCGGATCGGTCATCCCTATGCTCTTGTCGCAGGGACTGACCTATGGCTTGGCGGCAGGTAACTCGAACTTCCAGATTCAGAGTTTCTTCCAGTATCTCGAACAGCACGATATGGCCAAGATTCTGGCTCAGCCTCATTTGCTGGCTAATTCCGGCGAAGAAGCCAAGTTCCTCTCGGGCGGCGAAATTCCCATCGTGATCACCCAGGCACTGAACACTTCCATCGTGTTCAAGCAATTCGGCACCTCTGTCGAGTTCGTCCCTACTGTGGTCGGTCGCGATGACGTCGAGTTACTCGTCAAACCCGAGGTGTCGCAGCCCGACTATAGTCACGGCGTGCAGTTGTTCGGCTTCACGGTGCCCGCGTTCATCACGCGGCGTGCGGAGACGATGGTACGGATGCGCGACAACCAAACACTCATCATCGCCGGCCTGATCCTGCACGATAAGCGCTCCATCATAAAGAAAGTGCCTTATATGGGTGACATTCCGTACCTCGGCGGCTTGTTCCGCAATACCAGCTACTATAATACCGAGACCGATCTCGTGATGGCTGTGACTCCGCAAATTGTCCGACCGCTGCCGGCGGGTGCCTCCGTCTACAACCCGACCGCAGTACCCGAAATGACCGAGCAACAGATTAAAACGCGCGACTTGAGCCAACCGGATGCGGCGCGGCCCAGGTTCTAA
- a CDS encoding AAA family ATPase yields the protein MSVLSKKDGRRGALRVHLVGRGEETRLAVRTALAALIDPALDIKETEPDLTAVTDGSTDVTMVVFNGDQELELNYLSSQSAVESRPVLFALLHDRSPELMKRVLRAGADELLFLPLDPGETTRALLKISETRRREEVDEGGTIISLVSLIGGTGVTSLSANLALALRYAFNKRVAVVDLDLQTGGLSVFLNLEPERTIMALTNEDRKLDSIQLESALSKHTSGIYLLAAPKKIEDSELVSDTTVGAILNLMRQLFDFVIVDCGTHIDANTVAAWERSQHLFYVLDQSIGAARCAWRFVDLCGRLGLSNIEPNFILSRFVPGHPISEDQLSHTLAKSLYAKIPRDEKVLERIQLSAQDLWQVAPNSPLAKCVEELARRLEMGAEMAHENSNSLVSRLLNAIGARA from the coding sequence GTGTCAGTGCTTAGCAAAAAGGACGGTCGGCGGGGAGCGCTGAGGGTCCATCTGGTCGGCAGGGGCGAGGAAACGCGGCTCGCGGTCCGCACCGCCCTTGCCGCACTCATCGACCCGGCGCTCGATATCAAGGAAACCGAACCCGACTTGACGGCGGTCACCGATGGCTCGACCGACGTCACGATGGTGGTGTTCAACGGCGATCAGGAACTCGAGCTCAACTATCTTAGCAGCCAGTCGGCGGTGGAATCCCGGCCGGTATTGTTCGCGCTGCTGCACGATCGATCGCCGGAGCTGATGAAGCGCGTACTTAGAGCCGGCGCCGACGAGCTACTGTTCCTCCCGCTCGATCCAGGTGAGACGACGCGCGCGTTGCTCAAGATCAGTGAGACCCGGCGCCGCGAGGAAGTCGATGAAGGCGGTACGATTATTTCGCTCGTAAGCCTGATCGGCGGCACCGGAGTGACCAGCCTGTCGGCTAACCTCGCGCTCGCGTTGCGCTATGCCTTCAACAAGAGGGTCGCCGTCGTCGATCTCGATCTCCAGACTGGTGGCCTTTCGGTCTTTTTGAATCTCGAGCCCGAGCGCACGATCATGGCGCTGACCAACGAGGATCGTAAGCTCGACTCGATTCAGCTCGAATCGGCGCTCAGCAAGCATACCTCGGGCATCTATCTGCTCGCCGCGCCCAAGAAAATCGAGGACAGCGAGCTGGTATCTGACACCACCGTCGGCGCGATCCTCAACCTGATGCGCCAGTTGTTCGACTTCGTGATCGTCGATTGCGGCACGCACATCGACGCCAACACGGTTGCCGCGTGGGAGCGCTCGCAGCATCTGTTCTATGTGCTCGATCAATCGATCGGCGCGGCGCGATGCGCCTGGCGATTCGTCGATTTGTGCGGCCGCCTCGGACTTTCCAACATCGAGCCGAATTTCATTCTGAGCCGCTTCGTTCCGGGCCATCCGATTAGCGAGGATCAACTAAGTCACACCCTGGCCAAATCTCTCTACGCCAAGATTCCGCGCGACGAAAAGGTGCTCGAGCGCATTCAATTGAGCGCGCAGGACCTCTGGCAGGTCGCGCCGAATTCACCGCTCGCCAAGTGCGTCGAGGAACTCGCGCGGCGGCTCGAAATGGGCGCCGAGATGGCGCACGAAAATTCGAACTCGCTGGTTTCGCGATTGCTCAATGCGATCGGCGCTCGCGCCTGA
- a CDS encoding CpaF family protein, translated as MKLVERISQQNNNSATSMQRSLIGNTQKKPKDVQAEGFQQLKLAVHNRLFETLDVTRLESLEPVLASQKVTEAITVILDEEGRLLTDLDKSRLIEEIKNELLGLGPLEPLLWDDEITDILVNGHRQIYVEKRGKLYSTEIKFQDDQHLMLIIDRIVSQVGRRVDEASPMVDARLPDGSRINAIIPPLALDGPALSIRRFGRKRFNIQDLVDKKTLPAEMVDFLKTIVRARLNVLVCGGTGSGKTTMLNCLSAFVPENERIVTIEDSAELSLQQPHVVRLETRPANVEGKGEVTQRDLVKNTLRMRPDRIIVGEVRGGEVFDMLQAMSTGHDGSIATIHANTPRDSMGRLEMMMLLSGVSIPQRAMRQQIASALNIIVHVSRLSDGTRKVMRISEISGMEGDMVMMQDLFEFKRTAVGPDGEVLGQFIATGIRSAYSQRLEAAGYKLDAKIFRNTVG; from the coding sequence ATGAAATTGGTCGAGCGAATTTCCCAACAGAACAACAATTCCGCGACGTCGATGCAGCGTTCGCTGATCGGCAACACGCAGAAGAAACCGAAAGATGTCCAGGCCGAGGGTTTCCAGCAGCTTAAACTCGCGGTGCACAACCGCCTGTTTGAAACCCTCGACGTCACGCGGCTCGAGAGCCTGGAGCCCGTGCTCGCCTCGCAAAAGGTGACCGAAGCAATCACCGTGATCCTCGACGAAGAAGGGCGCCTGCTCACCGACCTCGATAAGAGCCGGCTGATTGAGGAAATCAAGAATGAGTTGCTCGGGCTCGGGCCGCTCGAGCCGCTGCTCTGGGACGACGAGATCACCGATATCCTCGTCAACGGCCATCGCCAAATCTACGTCGAGAAACGCGGCAAGCTCTACTCGACCGAGATCAAGTTCCAGGACGATCAGCACCTGATGCTGATCATCGATCGCATCGTGTCGCAGGTCGGCCGCCGCGTCGATGAAGCGTCGCCGATGGTCGATGCGCGCCTGCCCGACGGCTCGCGTATCAACGCGATCATTCCGCCGCTCGCGCTCGACGGTCCCGCGCTCTCGATTCGCCGTTTCGGACGCAAGCGCTTCAACATCCAGGATCTCGTCGACAAGAAAACGCTGCCGGCGGAGATGGTCGACTTCCTCAAGACCATCGTCCGCGCACGCCTGAATGTTCTGGTCTGCGGCGGCACCGGCTCCGGTAAAACCACGATGCTCAACTGCTTGTCCGCCTTCGTGCCGGAGAATGAGCGGATCGTGACGATCGAAGACTCGGCGGAATTGTCGCTGCAGCAACCGCACGTGGTCCGGCTCGAAACGCGGCCGGCCAACGTCGAGGGCAAAGGCGAAGTGACGCAGCGCGATCTCGTCAAGAACACACTGCGGATGCGCCCCGACCGGATCATCGTTGGCGAGGTCCGCGGCGGCGAGGTCTTCGACATGTTGCAGGCGATGTCCACCGGTCACGACGGCTCGATCGCCACCATCCACGCCAACACCCCGCGCGACAGCATGGGCCGCCTCGAAATGATGATGCTGTTGTCCGGCGTCTCGATTCCGCAGCGCGCGATGCGCCAGCAGATCGCGTCCGCCTTGAACATCATCGTTCACGTTTCGCGGCTCTCCGACGGTACCCGCAAAGTGATGCGCATTTCGGAGATCAGCGGCATGGAGGGCGACATGGTCATGATGCAGGACCTGTTCGAATTCAAGCGCACCGCGGTCGGCCCCGACGGCGAGGTGCTGGGTCAATTCATCGCGACTGGAATTCGCTCCGCTTATTCCCAGCGGCTCGAGGCCGCCGGCTACAAACTGGACGCGAAAATTTTCCGTAACACAGTCGGGTAG
- a CDS encoding type II secretion system F family protein — MDLLMTGGIFALIFVFVLMFFTSRGTEVEQQRHLARNLVRPADDINIDVMRKRKPDQGQLLHALYEFNLLLKLEEMMWQAGMYIRVVDILLIMVLLFGAGLFGGNVIFHDIPVAAVSGVILASLPLAFIRFRRKRRLKQFGQQLPFTLDLIKSSLEAGHSLQRALQVVVSEFADPIGSEFRTVLEQNRIGLSLPRALEDMLRRVPEDDLRLLVVAVKVQAEVGSSLAQIVGRLSEIVRTRQRLRLQIKAMTAQSRLGGMIVGALPVLVMGAFSLIQPGYTDKLFYDPTGQKILKFAAGSDLIAILAIRRLLRVNF, encoded by the coding sequence ATGGACTTATTGATGACCGGCGGCATCTTCGCCCTCATTTTCGTGTTCGTGCTGATGTTCTTCACCAGTCGCGGTACCGAGGTCGAGCAGCAACGCCACCTCGCGCGCAACCTCGTCCGGCCCGCCGACGACATCAACATCGACGTGATGCGCAAGCGCAAACCCGATCAGGGTCAGCTGCTGCACGCTCTGTATGAATTTAACCTGCTGCTCAAGCTCGAAGAGATGATGTGGCAGGCCGGCATGTACATCAGGGTCGTGGACATCCTGCTCATCATGGTGCTGCTGTTTGGCGCGGGACTGTTCGGCGGCAATGTGATTTTTCACGACATCCCGGTGGCGGCGGTTTCCGGCGTGATACTGGCCAGCCTTCCGCTCGCGTTCATCCGCTTCCGCCGCAAGCGCCGATTGAAGCAATTCGGCCAGCAACTTCCGTTCACCCTCGATTTGATCAAATCCTCGCTCGAAGCAGGTCATTCGCTCCAGCGCGCACTTCAGGTCGTCGTCAGTGAGTTCGCCGATCCGATCGGCAGCGAATTCCGCACCGTGCTCGAACAGAACCGGATCGGACTCTCGCTGCCGCGCGCGCTCGAAGACATGCTGCGGCGAGTTCCCGAAGACGACTTGCGGCTGCTCGTCGTCGCCGTGAAAGTCCAGGCCGAAGTCGGCTCGAGCCTCGCGCAGATTGTCGGACGCCTGTCCGAAATTGTGCGCACACGCCAGCGCCTGCGCCTTCAAATCAAGGCCATGACCGCTCAGTCGCGGCTCGGCGGCATGATCGTCGGAGCGCTGCCGGTGCTCGTCATGGGCGCGTTCAGCCTGATCCAGCCGGGCTACACCGACAAACTGTTCTATGACCCGACGGGACAAAAAATCCTGAAATTCGCCGCCGGCTCGGATCTGATTGCGATTCTCGCGATCCGGCGCTTGCTGAGGGTGAACTTCTAA
- a CDS encoding type II secretion system F family protein: MSPMMVGVAVFFLAGAAAIALYIAFAPNTRAMDETFADLAVKMRVSLGALEGGEVTDDNLLRMMFRWAAKRVPPPDVDSPNGEKLQQTLAQAGFLKSSAPQTYQVIRVMLAAGCAFIGLIVGLILHSSASQPIVFAAGGAVVGIFVPSYILGRRARLRQAAISRQLSDVLDLLVVCVEAGLGLYEAIQIVGAESERHGQEIGTELNLVSAEISAGASLGQALRSLADRTAVEDIKPLAATLIQSEQLGAQISPALHASSDALRMRRRLRAEEMAQKATIKILFPLVLFVLPSMIAVIVGPAMIQVIRTLSGVG, from the coding sequence ATGAGTCCAATGATGGTTGGCGTCGCAGTTTTCTTTTTGGCTGGCGCGGCAGCCATCGCGCTCTATATCGCTTTCGCGCCCAACACTCGCGCAATGGACGAGACATTTGCCGACCTCGCGGTCAAGATGCGCGTCTCGTTGGGAGCGCTCGAGGGTGGCGAGGTTACCGATGACAACTTGCTGCGCATGATGTTTCGCTGGGCGGCGAAACGCGTCCCGCCGCCCGACGTCGATTCGCCTAACGGCGAGAAGTTGCAACAGACTCTCGCGCAGGCCGGCTTCCTTAAGTCCAGCGCACCCCAGACCTATCAGGTCATTCGCGTGATGCTGGCGGCCGGATGCGCTTTCATCGGCCTCATCGTCGGACTGATCTTGCATAGCTCGGCTTCGCAGCCGATTGTGTTCGCGGCTGGCGGCGCCGTGGTGGGCATCTTTGTGCCGAGCTATATCCTCGGACGCCGCGCGCGCCTCCGCCAGGCCGCCATCTCGCGCCAACTCTCGGACGTGCTCGATTTGCTCGTGGTCTGCGTCGAAGCCGGTCTTGGACTCTACGAAGCGATCCAGATTGTAGGCGCTGAGAGCGAGCGTCACGGCCAGGAAATCGGCACCGAGTTGAACCTGGTCTCCGCCGAGATCTCAGCCGGCGCGAGCCTCGGCCAGGCGCTCCGATCGCTCGCGGATCGCACCGCCGTCGAGGACATCAAGCCGCTGGCGGCGACGTTGATTCAAAGCGAACAGCTCGGCGCGCAAATCTCGCCGGCGCTGCATGCCAGCTCCGATGCGCTCAGGATGCGGCGCCGTCTGCGGGCGGAGGAAATGGCGCAGAAGGCGACCATCAAGATTCTCTTTCCGCTGGTACTGTTCGTTCTCCCCTCGATGATCGCAGTGATCGTCGGGCCGGCGATGATCCAGGTCATCCGCACCCTTTCAGGGGTCGGATAG